A part of Antechinus flavipes isolate AdamAnt ecotype Samford, QLD, Australia chromosome 6, AdamAnt_v2, whole genome shotgun sequence genomic DNA contains:
- the HNRNPDL gene encoding heterogeneous nuclear ribonucleoprotein D-like isoform X1, with protein sequence MEVPPRLSQVPPPLFPSPPSALAPRSLSHWRPRAPRLLAPLLPSLSSGSARQGARRAPRHVTAPQPSRLAGGASIKGGRRRRPDLFRRHFKSGSIQRAAAATPSPRHLPPADSPAAMEDVNEYSNMEEFAEGSKINASKNQQDDGKMFIGGLSWDTSKKDLTEYLSRFGEVVDCTIKTDPVTGRSRGFGFVLFKDAASVDKVLELKEHKLDGKLIDPKRAKALKGKEPPKKVFVGGLSPDTSEEQIKEYFGAFGEIENIELPMDTKTNERRGFCFITYTDEEPVKKLLENRYHQIGSGKCEIKVAQPKEVYRQQQQQQKGGRGAAAGGRGGTRGRGRGQGQNWNQGFNNYYDQGYGNYNSAYGGDQNYSGYGGYDYTGYNYGNYGYGQGYADYSGQQSTYGKASRGGGNHQNNYQPY encoded by the exons ATGGAGGTCCCGCCCCGGCTCTCGCAGGTGCCGCCGCCATTGTTCCCCTCGCCTCCCTCCGCTCTGGCCCCCCGCAGCCTCTCCCATTGGCGGCCCCGGGCTCCCCGGCTGCTCGCCCCGCTGCTGCCGTCGCTGAGTTCCGGCTCCGCCCGGCAGGGGGCGCGCCGAGCGCCGCGCCACGTCACCGCCCCCCAGCCCTCCCGATTGGCGGGCGGGGCGTCTATAAAGGGAGGGCGCAGGCGGCGCCCGGATCTCTTCCGCCGCCATTTTAAATCCGGCTCCATACAACGCGCCGCCGCTGCGACTCCCTCTCCGCGCCACCTGCCCCCGGCCGACAGCCCCGCCGCCATGGAGGATGTGAATGAGTACAGCAACATGGAGGAGTTCGCCGAAGGCTCCAAAATCAACGCGAGCAAGAACCAGCAGGACGACGG TAAAATGTTTATTGGAGGGCTAAGCTGGGATACGAGCAAGAAAGATCTCACTGAATACCTGTCTCGTTTTGGAGAGGTTGTAGACTGCACAATTAAAACAGATCCCGTCACGGGAAGATCGAGGGGATTCGGATTTGTGCTTTTCAAAGATGCTGCCAGTGTTGATAAG GTCTTGGAACTTAAAGAACACAAGCTGGATGGCAAGTTGATAGACCCCAAAAGGGCTAAAGCTTTAAAAGGAAAGGAGCCCCCAAAAAAAGTATTTGTCGGCGGACTGAGCCCAGATACATCTGAAGAacaaatcaaagaatattttggAGCGTTTGGAGAG ATTGAAAATATTGAACTTCCTATGgacacaaaaacaaatgaaagaagagGATTTTGTTTTATCACATATACAGATGAAGAACCAgtaaagaaattattagaaaacaGATATCATCAGATTGGTTCTGGGAAG TGTGAAATCAAAGTTGCCCAACCCAAAGAGGTATACaggcagcaacagcaacaacagaaaggagggaggggcGCTGCAGCTGGCGGACGAGGTGGGACTAGGGGTCGTGGCCGAG GTCAGGGCCAAAACTGGAACCAAGGATTTAATAACTATTATGATCAAGGATATGGAAATTACAATAGTGCCTATGGTGGTGATCAAAACTATAGTGGCTATGGCGGATATGATTATACTGGGTATAACTATGGGAACTATGGATATGGACAGGGATATGCAGACTACAGTG GTCAACAAAGCACGTATGGCAAAGCATCCCGAGGAGGTGGTAATCACCAAAACAATTACCAGCCATATTAA
- the HNRNPDL gene encoding heterogeneous nuclear ribonucleoprotein D-like isoform X2 translates to MEVPPRLSQVPPPLFPSPPSALAPRSLSHWRPRAPRLLAPLLPSLSSGSARQGARRAPRHVTAPQPSRLAGGASIKGGRRRRPDLFRRHFKSGSIQRAAAATPSPRHLPPADSPAAMEDVNEYSNMEEFAEGSKINASKNQQDDGKMFIGGLSWDTSKKDLTEYLSRFGEVVDCTIKTDPVTGRSRGFGFVLFKDAASVDKVLELKEHKLDGKLIDPKRAKALKGKEPPKKVFVGGLSPDTSEEQIKEYFGAFGEIENIELPMDTKTNERRGFCFITYTDEEPVKKLLENRYHQIGSGKCEIKVAQPKEVYRQQQQQQKGGRGAAAGGRGGTRGRGRGQQSTYGKASRGGGNHQNNYQPY, encoded by the exons ATGGAGGTCCCGCCCCGGCTCTCGCAGGTGCCGCCGCCATTGTTCCCCTCGCCTCCCTCCGCTCTGGCCCCCCGCAGCCTCTCCCATTGGCGGCCCCGGGCTCCCCGGCTGCTCGCCCCGCTGCTGCCGTCGCTGAGTTCCGGCTCCGCCCGGCAGGGGGCGCGCCGAGCGCCGCGCCACGTCACCGCCCCCCAGCCCTCCCGATTGGCGGGCGGGGCGTCTATAAAGGGAGGGCGCAGGCGGCGCCCGGATCTCTTCCGCCGCCATTTTAAATCCGGCTCCATACAACGCGCCGCCGCTGCGACTCCCTCTCCGCGCCACCTGCCCCCGGCCGACAGCCCCGCCGCCATGGAGGATGTGAATGAGTACAGCAACATGGAGGAGTTCGCCGAAGGCTCCAAAATCAACGCGAGCAAGAACCAGCAGGACGACGG TAAAATGTTTATTGGAGGGCTAAGCTGGGATACGAGCAAGAAAGATCTCACTGAATACCTGTCTCGTTTTGGAGAGGTTGTAGACTGCACAATTAAAACAGATCCCGTCACGGGAAGATCGAGGGGATTCGGATTTGTGCTTTTCAAAGATGCTGCCAGTGTTGATAAG GTCTTGGAACTTAAAGAACACAAGCTGGATGGCAAGTTGATAGACCCCAAAAGGGCTAAAGCTTTAAAAGGAAAGGAGCCCCCAAAAAAAGTATTTGTCGGCGGACTGAGCCCAGATACATCTGAAGAacaaatcaaagaatattttggAGCGTTTGGAGAG ATTGAAAATATTGAACTTCCTATGgacacaaaaacaaatgaaagaagagGATTTTGTTTTATCACATATACAGATGAAGAACCAgtaaagaaattattagaaaacaGATATCATCAGATTGGTTCTGGGAAG TGTGAAATCAAAGTTGCCCAACCCAAAGAGGTATACaggcagcaacagcaacaacagaaaggagggaggggcGCTGCAGCTGGCGGACGAGGTGGGACTAGGGGTCGTGGCCGAG GTCAACAAAGCACGTATGGCAAAGCATCCCGAGGAGGTGGTAATCACCAAAACAATTACCAGCCATATTAA